In Penaeus vannamei isolate JL-2024 chromosome 15, ASM4276789v1, whole genome shotgun sequence, the following are encoded in one genomic region:
- the LOC113815055 gene encoding transient receptor potential cation channel subfamily M member 1: MTTALLDEKVEFVKLFVMNGLVMEDYLTVDTLRSLYNKACDRNIHLPRLLQRSSNSGYHALIHVHNLLQAMVKKHYNKNYLMDTPENIENNPNISAMTFEDPYLELMLWAVLSRRGNLAKFLWERCNSPLCAAVVASCMYQALWESLGEKNTDIRQEYQLQKKVFQNLAKELLNVCYQTDPTNAVGLIERRNARWGQLTCLELAYFANDLFFIAAPCSQATIELNWRRGMAKAPYFAVIIANVFPLLIFWPKLFQFQKLGDKGSDLTARQKLIVFYKSPISKFYAHTTSYVAFLLLYSYVVMFDFKYEMSATEMLVIVWISAVAVEKVSEICMEQSSKPWDKLKDWSSSVWSRFDLMAVVLAFSALALRLIRSTFKWGRTFYAINTAFFYCRLFRMYHVNYHLGPKLVIFYRMITEVLVFMALLVIFILGYGIASQSLLHPSHYSFTFNVTEVGNIVESVILTPYWQMYGELLLDQIVGTDHETCHEKSCRVADSCLNQTQDCLRDCVCENPADYKWTVKLMLFVYLIIGNIMLLNLLIAIFTHVFDEVHENSMEIWKFEMYRLIREYEKKPVLVIPLVLVQHFWQFFKAVGRACCAAKAEEESTEYESDAMVTLRLIEKEATQAFLARIHAAEENSLQARVKRMSDKIDRVTKYIDQKMGMKENGKSEELQEMQKNKDGKTERLPVVSPRRKITLLPPMKDSSQKQKQQEGKNCKNDDDDGDVDEDEISDNEIESELAHLFDRVDSVSRTSTPLAGRRRLNELQIYDRMNALERKLNAYQSSVTLALEKILDAFDEMKKKTTK, translated from the exons ATGACGACGGCGCTGTTGGACGAGAAGGTGGAGTTCGTGAAGCTGTTCGTGATGAACGGTCTGGTCATGGAAGACTACCTCACCGTGGACACGCTAAGGTCCCTCTACAACAAAGCG TGCGATCGCAACATCCACCTCCCTCGCCTGCTGCAGAGGTCCTCGAACAGCGGGTATCACGCCCTCATCCACGTCCACAATCTCCTGCAAGCGATGGTGAAGAAGCACTATAATAAGAACTACTTGATGGACACTCCCGAGAACATTGAAAATAACCCGAACATCAGCGCCATGACTTTTGAG GACCCTTATCTGGAGCTGATGCTGTGGGCCGTCCTCAGCAGGCGAGGCAACTTGGCCAAGTTCCTGTGGGAGCGCTGCAACTCGCCGCTGTGTGCTGCCGTGGTGGCCTCCTGCATGTACCAAGCCCTGTGGGAGTCTCTTGGGGAGAAGAACACGGACATACGCCAAGAATACCAGCTGCAGAAGAAGGTGTTTCAGAACCTTgcaaaagag CTGTTGAACGTGTGTTACCAAACAGACCCGACCAATGCCGTGGGCCTCATCGAGCGGAGGAACGCCAGGTGGGGCCAACTGACCTGCCTCGAGTTGGCCTACTTCGCCAACGACCTCTTCTTCATTGCGGCCCCGTGCTCCCAGGCGACCATCGAGCTCAACTGGCGGAGAGGCATGGCGAAGGCACcctattttgctgttattatcgcgAACGTCTTTCCCCTACTTATATTTTGGCCGAAACTCTTCCA ATTTCAAAAGCTCGGCGACAAGGGGAGTGACCTGACCGCACGGCAGAAGCTGATCGTGTTCTACAAGTCGCCCATCTCCAAGTTCTACGCCCACACCACCTCCTAcgtcgccttcctcctcctctactcgtACGTGGTCATGTTCGACTTCAAGTACGAGATGTCCGCGACCGAAATGCTCGTTATTGTTTGGATCAGCGCAGTCGCCGTGGAGAAGGTTTCTGAG ATCTGCATGGAGCAGTCCTCGAAGCCCTGGGACAAGCTGAAGGACTGGTCGTCTAGCGTGTGGAGTCGCTTCGACCTGATGGCGGTCGTCCTGGCCTTCAGCGCCCTGGCTCTTCGGCTCATCCGCAGCACGTTCAAGTGGGGCCGCACATTCTATGCTATCAACACGGCCTTCTTCTACTGCCGCCTCTTCAGGATGTACCACGTCAACTACCACCTGGGACCCAAGCTTGTCATCTTCTACAGGATG atCACCGAAGTCCTGGTGTTCATGGCGCTGCTGGTGATCTTCATCCTGGGCTACGGCATCGCGTCCCAGTCCCTCCTGCACCCGTCCCACTACTCCTTCACCTTCAACGTCACCGAAGTGGGAAACATCGTCGAAAGCGTCATCCTCACGCCCTATTGGCAGATGTACGGAGAGCTTCTGCTGGACCAAATCGTAG GTACCGACCATGAGACATGTCACGAGAAATCTTGTCGGGTCGCGGACTCGTGCTTGAACCAGACTCAGGACTGCTTGCGAGACTGTGTGTGCGAGAACCCCGCCGATTACAAGTGGACTGTCAAGCTAATGCTCTTCGTCTACCTCATCATCGGGAACATCATGTTACTCAACTTACTCATCGCTATTTTCAC GCATGTATTCGACGAGGTCCATGAGAACAGCATGGAGATCTGGAAGTTCGAGATGTACCGCCTGATTCGTGAATATGAGAAGAAACCTGTTTTGGTAATACCCCTTGTGTTAGTGCAGCATTTCTGGCAGTTCTTTAAGGCTGTGGGGAGAGCTTGTTGTGCTGCTAAGGCCGAAGAAGAGT CGACTGAATACGAGAGCGACGCTATGGTAACACTGAGGCTGATCGAGAAGGAGGCAACACAGGCTTTCCTGGCGAGGATCCATGCGGCTGAGGAGAACAGCCTTCAGGCGCGCGTGAAGAGGATGAGCGACAA AATTGACAGAGTAACAAAGTACATTGACCAGAAAATGGGGATGaaagaaaa CGGGAAGTCAGAAGAACTACAGGAAATGCAGAAAAACAAGGATGGCAAAACCGAACGTCTTCCTGTGGTGTCTCCGCGCAGGAAGATCACTCTTCTGCCCCCGATGAAAGATTCTTCTCAAAAACAGAAGCAGCAGGAAGGAAAGAACtgcaaaaacgatgatgatgacggtgacgtCGATGAGGACGAAATTTCGGATAACGAGATCGAGTCTGAACTGGCTCATCTCTTTGATAGG gTCGACTCCGTGTCGAGGACAAGCACGCCACTCGCGGGGAGGAGGCGCTTGAACGAGCTGCAGATTTACGATCGCATGAACGCCCTGGAAAGGAAGCTGAACGCCTACCAGAGCAGCGTCACTCTGGCGCTAGAGAAGATTTTGGACGCGTtcgatgaaatgaaaaagaaaacgacgaagTAG
- the LOC138864125 gene encoding transient receptor potential cation channel subfamily M member 8-like has product MGSNKPSKYVRLSDTTNIQTVLTLLTDYWRMMEPQRPQLVISVTGGAKNFQLDGKKNEIFSTGLIKAVKSTNAWILTGGCHVGVTRSVGQAVKQGQYITKVKRKTHNCQERDHMVRAIRCIGVVPWGYTDDRDLLVCPDPCDFANVKYKVKEAQYHQPVSLDGNHTHFLLVDDGSRNIFRGSDVLR; this is encoded by the exons atgg gcTCGAACAAGCCCTCGAAGTATGTGCGCCTGTCAGACACCACGAACATCCAGACGGTGCTGACGCTGCTGACGGACTACTGGCGGATGATGGAGCCCCAACGCCCGCAGCTCGTCATCTCGGTCACGGGCGGCGCCAAGAACTTCCAGCTTGATGGGAAGAAAAACGAAATTTTCTCCACCGGGTTGATCAAG GCGGTCAAATCCACCAACGCCTGGATCCTCACTGGAGGGTGCCACGTGGGGGTCACGAGGAGCGTGGGGCAAGCCGTCAAACAGGGTCAATATATCACCAAG GTCAAACGGAAGACTCAT AACTGCCAGGAGCGCGATCACATGGTACGAGCCATCCGGTGCATCGGCGTGGTTCCCTGGGGGTACACTGATGACAGGGACCTCCTCGTGTGTCCTGATCCTTGCGACTTCGCTAATGTAAA ATACAAAGTCAAGGAGGCCCAGTACCACCAGCCAGTGTCTCTCGATGGCAACCATACCCACTTCCTCCTGGTCGACGACGGTTCCAGGAACATCTTCAGAGGGTCGGATGTCTTACGGTAA